In bacterium, one genomic interval encodes:
- a CDS encoding T9SS type A sorting domain-containing protein — protein sequence MRILLLTVLTLVLLISSQASAQMILLTNGFQPEPGTQLVTKADNAMDNDYFNTLLDGAGGPMTWDFSDRTYATETVSEIVNPVSTPQIGMFPDANLVMRATFANDTSWTVFSSESSHFWQLGEVSHSAGSGEEVIIYQDSTPNYVFPIAFGDQWSSHRYFEQGDDPDLYMEIYDTTFYNVDAWGTVVYGNKSLPALRIVSEQRITYVQVENGTPTPMYTSENTTVSFVTAGFKTAVSAYKASSLFIVQFGGGASSEFLDQLTDVDPSDGYPLPKWYAIEQNYPNPFNPQTEIRFSVPSRSDVRLTVYNVAGQLVRELMNEEVPAGTFVASWNGTNEQNQPVGSGVYFYRLEAGAFSSTKKMVLLK from the coding sequence ATGCGCATCTTGTTACTGACCGTTCTGACCCTGGTACTTCTGATCTCCAGTCAGGCTTCGGCCCAAATGATCTTACTGACCAATGGTTTCCAACCTGAGCCGGGGACACAGTTAGTCACCAAGGCGGACAACGCGATGGATAACGACTACTTCAATACGCTGCTGGATGGTGCCGGCGGTCCGATGACCTGGGATTTCTCGGACCGGACATATGCCACCGAAACGGTTTCAGAGATTGTCAATCCGGTTTCGACACCCCAAATCGGGATGTTCCCGGATGCGAATCTGGTAATGCGGGCTACATTCGCCAATGATACCAGTTGGACGGTATTCAGTTCTGAGTCGAGCCATTTCTGGCAGTTGGGCGAAGTGTCGCACTCGGCGGGTTCTGGCGAGGAAGTCATCATCTATCAGGATTCCACTCCGAACTATGTCTTCCCTATCGCTTTTGGCGATCAGTGGAGTTCTCACCGGTACTTTGAGCAAGGGGATGACCCTGACCTGTATATGGAGATATATGACACGACGTTTTACAATGTCGATGCCTGGGGGACGGTGGTGTACGGCAACAAGTCACTCCCGGCACTGCGAATCGTCTCAGAGCAACGAATAACCTACGTACAGGTTGAAAACGGCACACCTACGCCGATGTATACCTCGGAAAACACTACCGTTAGTTTTGTCACTGCAGGATTCAAGACCGCGGTGAGTGCATACAAAGCGAGCAGTCTTTTCATAGTGCAATTCGGCGGCGGCGCGAGCAGTGAGTTCCTTGATCAGTTGACGGATGTGGATCCTTCGGACGGATATCCGTTGCCGAAGTGGTACGCAATTGAGCAGAATTATCCCAATCCGTTCAATCCGCAGACCGAGATCAGATTCTCGGTGCCATCACGGTCGGATGTCCGATTGACGGTTTACAATGTGGCCGGTCAGCTTGTTCGTGAACTGATGAATGAAGAAGTTCCGGCGGGGACATTTGTTGCAAGCTGGAACGGTACCAACGAGCAGAACCAACCGGTCGGTTCAGGAGTCTATTTCTACCGACTCGAAGCGGGTGCGTTCAGTTCGACAAAAAAGATGGTGTTGCTGAAATAG
- a CDS encoding DinB family protein encodes MTTSFRALPPADTEFAAYYRTYTALVPAGDILKTMSQQQAAALQLISTISESEADFAYAPGKWSIKEVLGHVTDGERVFAYRALRIARGDETPLPGFDENKFAASGGHAARTLESIALEFDHLRTSSLDLFASFDETAWLRKGTASGHPVSVRAMAWIIAGHLDHHLKIIRERYLKG; translated from the coding sequence ATGACCACATCTTTCCGCGCTCTCCCGCCGGCCGACACTGAGTTCGCCGCCTACTACCGAACGTACACCGCCCTTGTCCCTGCCGGGGACATCCTGAAAACCATGTCCCAACAGCAGGCCGCCGCACTGCAACTCATCTCGACTATTTCCGAGTCCGAGGCGGACTTCGCCTACGCTCCCGGAAAATGGTCGATCAAGGAAGTGCTCGGCCATGTCACCGATGGTGAGCGCGTTTTTGCCTATCGTGCGCTCCGGATCGCCAGGGGAGACGAGACCCCGCTGCCCGGTTTCGATGAAAACAAGTTTGCCGCATCCGGCGGACATGCAGCCCGCACGCTGGAGAGCATTGCGCTCGAATTCGATCACCTACGTACCTCGAGTCTTGATCTATTCGCCAGTTTCGATGAAACCGCCTGGCTTCGAAAAGGTACCGCCAGTGGACACCCGGTTTCGGTCCGAGCGATGGCCTGGATCATCGCCGGCCACCTTGACCATCACCTCAAGATCATCCGCGAGCGATATTTGAAAGGTTGA
- a CDS encoding PocR ligand-binding domain-containing protein, which produces MLDDTERCEFSMPGHLDNHIITQFAGLDLEKLQQLQDSFASVVGLATVIIDMEGRLVTKPSHFSEVCRLVGQTQQGRDACDRSNLERSQRAAETDEPVYHMCQCCGFLDGSVPLIVDGERLGYWLVGQCNALGVDREDIALHAQIIGADIIAMLAAYDRMPSVSVTRFEQILDFLHLLVTHSLSRRA; this is translated from the coding sequence ATGCTCGACGATACGGAGAGGTGCGAATTCAGCATGCCGGGCCATCTCGATAACCACATCATCACTCAATTTGCCGGACTTGACCTGGAAAAACTCCAGCAACTGCAGGATAGCTTTGCCTCAGTCGTTGGTCTTGCTACCGTCATCATTGATATGGAGGGCCGCCTCGTCACCAAACCGAGCCATTTCAGCGAGGTCTGCCGGCTGGTCGGTCAGACCCAGCAGGGAAGAGATGCCTGCGACCGCAGCAACCTTGAACGCTCCCAGCGCGCCGCCGAGACCGATGAACCCGTCTATCACATGTGCCAATGCTGCGGCTTTCTCGATGGTTCGGTCCCATTGATTGTCGATGGCGAGCGCCTCGGCTATTGGCTTGTCGGACAATGTAACGCCCTCGGCGTCGACCGCGAGGATATCGCCCTGCATGCCCAGATCATTGGCGCCGACATCATCGCCATGCTTGCCGCCTATGACCGCATGCCGTCTGTCTCCGTCACCCGCTTCGAGCAGATCCTCGATTTCCTGCATCTTCTGGTCACTCACTCCCTGTCTCGCCGAGCCTAA
- a CDS encoding DUF4405 domain-containing protein has protein sequence MSTSRIHTRGLTSFFTLFGFIIMSITGLVLYMAPAGRVAYWTIWDFVGLSKTSWDSIHILSSLLFIVAGVIHTWLNWKPLMNYFRDKLRQGLNLRRELAISSIVTVWVVVSAIWPFPPLSYLLDFNAWIKTVWVVEAQYEPPFGHAEMLSLKVFCQKMDIDLTKATEELTANGIKFTAPEQTLEEIALANRVSPMDIYVFIKKFEPAPAPAELKTYTPESIELEFAGSGFGMKSVASMCERVGLDTLLAKQRIATAGLEVTLDQPMREAANANRTEALELMKVMLIDGYLPKITR, from the coding sequence ATGTCCACATCGCGCATCCATACCCGAGGACTCACCTCATTTTTCACCCTCTTCGGTTTCATTATCATGTCCATCACCGGCCTCGTTCTCTATATGGCCCCCGCCGGACGAGTCGCTTATTGGACCATCTGGGATTTCGTCGGACTCTCCAAAACCAGTTGGGATAGCATCCATATTCTCTCCAGCCTGCTTTTCATTGTCGCCGGTGTGATTCATACGTGGCTCAACTGGAAGCCGCTGATGAATTATTTCAGGGACAAACTGCGCCAGGGACTCAATCTCCGCCGCGAGCTGGCCATCTCATCGATTGTCACTGTCTGGGTTGTCGTCAGCGCGATCTGGCCGTTTCCACCCTTATCATACCTGCTCGATTTTAACGCCTGGATCAAGACTGTCTGGGTAGTTGAAGCTCAATACGAACCACCTTTCGGCCACGCCGAGATGCTTTCTCTTAAAGTCTTCTGCCAGAAGATGGATATCGACTTGACCAAAGCGACCGAAGAACTGACTGCCAACGGCATCAAATTCACGGCGCCCGAACAGACTCTGGAGGAGATCGCCCTGGCCAATCGCGTCTCGCCGATGGATATCTATGTTTTCATCAAGAAATTCGAGCCCGCTCCCGCACCAGCCGAACTCAAGACCTACACTCCGGAATCAATCGAGCTCGAATTTGCCGGCTCCGGTTTTGGCATGAAATCTGTCGCCTCGATGTGCGAGCGAGTCGGTCTCGACACTCTGCTTGCCAAACAGCGCATTGCCACTGCCGGACTTGAAGTCACTCTGGATCAGCCAATGCGCGAGGCCGCTAACGCGAACCGCACTGAGGCGCTTGAACTGATGAAAGTTATGCTCATCGACGGCTACCTGCCGAAGATCACTCGGTGA
- a CDS encoding LysE family transporter, which produces MITNILFGSGLAFSAAIQPGPLQAFLFSKVASVGWRRTLPAALAPVLSDGPIAVVMLLVLGQLSVTMQVILRAAGGLLLLYFAYRSFMQWRAGEVVESSATDKLPRTLFEATLVNLLNPNPYIGWGLILGPAVVAAWREAPSEGVALVGAFYATMVVTQGLLIYIFGATRWLSPKIRRGLLLVSAVILAGFGVYQLVVAGGGLVGG; this is translated from the coding sequence ATGATCACAAATATTCTCTTTGGAAGCGGGCTGGCGTTCAGTGCGGCGATTCAGCCGGGCCCATTGCAGGCATTTCTCTTTTCCAAGGTGGCCTCGGTCGGGTGGCGGCGGACTTTGCCAGCTGCGCTCGCTCCGGTTCTGAGTGACGGTCCGATCGCGGTAGTCATGCTCCTGGTGCTTGGTCAACTCTCCGTCACAATGCAGGTGATTCTGCGTGCGGCCGGGGGGCTGCTTCTTCTCTATTTCGCATACCGGTCCTTTATGCAGTGGCGGGCTGGCGAGGTTGTGGAATCTTCGGCCACCGACAAGTTGCCGCGGACGCTTTTTGAGGCGACGCTCGTGAATCTGCTGAATCCCAATCCATATATCGGCTGGGGGTTGATACTTGGGCCGGCAGTAGTGGCGGCCTGGCGCGAGGCGCCATCGGAAGGGGTCGCGCTGGTTGGGGCGTTTTATGCGACGATGGTGGTCACCCAGGGTCTGCTTATCTATATTTTTGGGGCGACTCGGTGGTTATCGCCGAAGATCCGTCGGGGGTTGTTGCTGGTGTCGGCGGTGATATTGGCGGGATTTGGGGTGTACCAGTTGGTGGTAGCGGGAGGGGGGCTGGTTGGAGGGTGA